In the genome of Photobacterium sp. TLY01, one region contains:
- a CDS encoding porin translates to MKKTVLASALITAFVSGSAAAANVYDKDGATVDLYGRAVGMYYSSDDNSEKGDQSYFRFGAKAKSEINNDLYGLGVYETEVNASSKDEGLVTRKAYAGLGGNFGEVTYGRQEGSFTLISDYTDTLEEFGADASGTGTDRFGTGKTSSVLKYAGEFSGLTVEASYQLDNNAVEQLDGDTSTSYGIAASYALPVGVKLGAGYNSGEGLEGTDDAEVTALSVAYDANNIYAALLYSMGENWKDKSGAETGTDYDGYEVVLGYNFGNGFSAQAVYNYLEADVSGTTADTEDYFVVGAYYKFNKNLRTYAEYKADQIDGNEDILAMAIRYDF, encoded by the coding sequence ATGAAAAAAACTGTTTTAGCATCGGCATTGATTACGGCTTTTGTTTCTGGCTCAGCTGCTGCTGCAAACGTTTATGACAAGGATGGGGCAACCGTTGATTTGTATGGCCGTGCAGTAGGTATGTACTACAGCTCGGATGATAACAGCGAAAAAGGCGATCAAAGCTACTTCCGCTTTGGCGCCAAAGCCAAGTCTGAGATCAACAACGACCTTTACGGTCTTGGCGTCTACGAAACTGAAGTGAACGCCTCCAGCAAAGACGAAGGTCTGGTAACACGTAAAGCTTATGCGGGTCTGGGCGGTAACTTCGGTGAAGTCACCTATGGTCGTCAGGAAGGTTCATTTACCCTGATTTCTGATTATACCGATACCCTGGAAGAGTTCGGTGCAGATGCCAGTGGTACAGGCACCGACCGTTTCGGTACAGGTAAAACCAGCTCAGTACTGAAATATGCCGGCGAATTCAGCGGCCTGACAGTTGAAGCCAGCTACCAGCTGGACAACAACGCTGTCGAGCAACTGGATGGCGATACATCAACCTCTTATGGTATTGCCGCTTCTTACGCACTGCCTGTTGGCGTGAAACTGGGTGCGGGTTATAACTCAGGTGAAGGCCTGGAAGGTACTGACGATGCAGAAGTGACTGCACTGTCTGTCGCGTACGATGCCAACAACATTTATGCCGCTCTGCTGTACAGCATGGGTGAAAACTGGAAAGACAAATCTGGTGCTGAAACCGGCACAGATTACGACGGCTACGAAGTCGTCCTGGGTTATAACTTCGGTAATGGTTTCTCTGCCCAGGCCGTCTATAACTATCTGGAAGCAGATGTGTCCGGCACCACAGCAGACACAGAAGACTACTTCGTCGTCGGCGCCTACTACAAGTTTAACAAAAACCTGCGTACCTACGCAGAGTACAAAGCGGACCAAATCGACGGCAACGAAGACATTCTGGCGATGGCTATCCGCTACGACTTCTAA